CATCATGTCATCAAAGTCAATGAGATTGGCCCTGCGAAGCCGGTCCTCATACGCGAGATAAAGCTGTTTGAATATTTCTTCAGAGCAGTTTTTGGAATAATAATGATCCAGGTCAATCATCTCTCCTTTTACAGAGCTGATTTCCGATAAGACGGAGGTTACGAATTCCGCCTCATCCTCCACCTCTACCTGATTCTTATCCATGGCTTCCTTTATGTACTGGATCTTCTGCTCCTCCCTCACAATGCTGCGGGCATCGTAACGGTAGGCAAACTTAAGTATCCGGAAAAATATGGCATGAAAAGTTCCAAAGCTGACCCCAGACGGCCTGCCGCCCACAAGGCTTTCAAAACGTTCCTTCATTTCCCTGGCAGCTGCTTTTGTAAATGTGATGACCAGGATATTTGACGGATCCACACCATATGTCCCAATCAAATGACATATCCTGTGGGTGATGGTAAAGGTCTTCCCGGAACCTGGCCCGGCAAGGACCAGCATGGGACCTTTGTGGTGAAGGACCGCCTCCTTCTGGGCTCCTTCATATATGACCTGTTCCTTCATGATCTCCTCCATTTGAAAATCTGCCTTAAGCCGCAGATCCCATCAAAAAAAGCAGAGGTCCGGTCACAGCCGGAGCCTCTGCTTCTGCAATTATAATTTACAACGCTCCATTGCTTAAAAGTTCGATTCCCTTTCTGATTCTCATAAGGGTCTCTTCTTTTCCAAGGACCTCCATAATCTCGGTAGCGCCTGCGGGAGTCATCTGCTTTCCTGAAACCGCGGTGCGGATGGGCCACATAACAAAACCGGTTTTACACTCCTTTTCGGAAACATACTTTGAAAGCGTTTCATACAGCGCATCATTGCTGTAATCCTCCTGAGCTTCCAGGATTGGAAGCACATCCTTTAACAGGGCAAGGGAGGTTTCGCTGCCTGTCTTCATTTTCTTATTGGTGTACATGGCAGTATCGTATTCCGGCAAAGTCTCAAAAAAGTCAATGTGTTCTGCAATGTCCGGAAAAACTTCGATTCTTGTTTTTACCATGGCAGCGATCTTTCTTAAGTCCAGATCCTTCTTAATAACATCCTTCAGATAAGGCTCTGCCAATTGGTAGAACCGGTCAAAGTCCATGGATTTCATATATTCGCTGTTCATCCAACGCAGTTTGGCCATGTCGAAAACTGCCGGGGATTTGCTCATATTGTGGAAGTCAAATTCCTTTATTAAATCCTCTAGGGAGAAAATCTCCTGGTTGCCCACCGGGGACCAGCCTAAAAGCGCAACATAATTTACAACAGCCTCTGATATGAAGCCCTGCATGATCAGATCTTCATAAGAGGAATGGCCGCTTCTCTTACTAAGCTTTTTGTGCTCCTCATTGGTAATCAGAGGACAGTGCACATATACCGGAACTTCCCAGCCAAATGCGGCATAAAGACGGTTATATTTGGGGGAAGAGGACAGATATTCGTTTCCTCTCACTACATGGGTAATTCCCATGAGATGATCATCTACCACGTTTGCAAAATTATAAGTGGGGAATCCGTCGGATTTGATCAGGACCATATCATCAAGTTCTGAGTTGTCCACGGAAATATCGCCGTATATCTCATCATGGAAAGCGGTTGTTCCTTCTGTAGGATTGTTCTGGCGGATAACATACGTCATACCTGCTGCCAGATTTGCTTCTACCTCTTCTTTGGAAAGATGGAGGCAGTGCTTGTCATAAGTCATGATCTCCTGGCCTTCCACAGTCTTTTTAAGGGAATCCAGCCTTTCCTGGGTACAGAAGCAGTAATAAGCTTCCCCTTTTTCTACAAGCTTTTTCGCGTATTCCAGGTAAATACCGGAGGCCTGGCGCTCACTCTGTACATAAGGGCCTACGCCGCCATCCTTGTCCGGGCCTTCGTCATGGTTTAACCCTGTCTCTTTTAAGGTTCTATAAATAATCTCGACAGCACCTTCCACATAACGCTCCTGATCCGTATCTTCAATGCGGAGAAGGAAATCGCCGCCCTCATGCTTTGCAATCAGATAAGCATACAATGCAGTTCTTAAATTCCCTACGTGCATACGGCCCGTAGGACTTGGTGCGTATCTTGTTCTTATTTTACTCATTGTGAACACACTCCTATATCTTCTTTCTCGTAATGGGCCGGTTAAAGGAATCCACGCCAGAGCCACGTAGTTCATTATATAACGAACCACTGGAAAAAACAATGATTTAGCGGAATTTTCCAAAGCAATTATAATTCCAGAAGCCTGCAGGCCAGCTGGAAATATATGATCAGGCTGACCGCATCCACGATTGTGGTAATTAAAGGGGCCGCCATGATTGCCGGATCCATGTGGAACACCTTGGCAGCAATGGGGAGAACTCCTCCAATGGTTTTTGCCACAATAACTGTGACCAAAAGGCTGAGCATCACCGTCAGGCAAAGCATCTCCTGCCCGGGATAAAGGATGATCAGACGGACATAATTCACAAGCCCCAGAATCAGTCCCACAAGGATAGCTACCTTTAATTCTTTAAAGAGCACACGGAAAACATCTCTTGTTCCGATCTCTCCCACAGCCATTCCTCTGATGATCATGGTGCTGCTCTGGCTTCCTGCGTTGCCGCCTGTATCCGTAAGCATGGGGATAAAGGTCACAAGCAAAGGAATCACTGCAAAGGCCGATTCATATCTGGCCAGAATCCCGCCGGTCACCATGCTGCTGATCATCAGTACAAGAAGCCACATGATCCTGTTTTTTGCCAGCTGGAATACACTGGTTTTCAGATACGGCTTTTCACTGGGGATCATGGCAGCCATTTTTTCGA
The nucleotide sequence above comes from Lacrimispora sp. BS-2. Encoded proteins:
- the gltX gene encoding glutamate--tRNA ligase; this encodes MSKIRTRYAPSPTGRMHVGNLRTALYAYLIAKHEGGDFLLRIEDTDQERYVEGAVEIIYRTLKETGLNHDEGPDKDGGVGPYVQSERQASGIYLEYAKKLVEKGEAYYCFCTQERLDSLKKTVEGQEIMTYDKHCLHLSKEEVEANLAAGMTYVIRQNNPTEGTTAFHDEIYGDISVDNSELDDMVLIKSDGFPTYNFANVVDDHLMGITHVVRGNEYLSSSPKYNRLYAAFGWEVPVYVHCPLITNEEHKKLSKRSGHSSYEDLIMQGFISEAVVNYVALLGWSPVGNQEIFSLEDLIKEFDFHNMSKSPAVFDMAKLRWMNSEYMKSMDFDRFYQLAEPYLKDVIKKDLDLRKIAAMVKTRIEVFPDIAEHIDFFETLPEYDTAMYTNKKMKTGSETSLALLKDVLPILEAQEDYSNDALYETLSKYVSEKECKTGFVMWPIRTAVSGKQMTPAGATEIMEVLGKEETLMRIRKGIELLSNGAL